One Campylobacter sp. MIT 12-8780 DNA window includes the following coding sequences:
- a CDS encoding iron-sulfur cluster assembly scaffold protein, with protein MGKNNLIGGSIWDEYSQKVQDRMNNPRHMGEFTEEDAAKANARLIVADFGAESCGDAVRLYWLVDEKTDTIKDAKFKSFGCGTAIASSDTMVDLCIGKQVKDAVKITNLDVEFAMRDNENTPAVPPQKMHCSVMAYDVIKQAAAQYMGVDAESFEDQIIVCECARVSLGTIKEVIRLNDLHTVEEITQYTKAGAFCKSCVKPGGHEKKDYYLVDILAETRAEMERERLKMAATHDDMSFDEMTMVKQLKAVESVLDTEIRAMLHSDGGDLEVIDIQKSNEGNVDIYIRYLGACNGCASGSGATLYAIENILQEELSPNIRVMPV; from the coding sequence ATGGGAAAAAATAATTTAATCGGTGGATCTATTTGGGACGAGTATTCACAAAAAGTCCAAGACAGAATGAATAATCCTCGCCACATGGGTGAATTTACAGAAGAAGACGCTGCAAAAGCTAATGCTAGACTCATCGTAGCTGATTTTGGAGCTGAAAGCTGTGGGGACGCGGTAAGACTTTACTGGCTTGTTGATGAAAAAACAGATACTATCAAAGATGCTAAATTTAAAAGCTTTGGCTGTGGCACAGCTATAGCAAGCTCTGATACTATGGTTGATCTTTGCATAGGAAAGCAAGTCAAAGACGCAGTAAAAATCACCAACTTAGATGTTGAATTTGCAATGAGAGACAATGAAAACACCCCAGCTGTGCCACCTCAAAAAATGCACTGCTCGGTAATGGCTTATGATGTGATCAAACAAGCTGCAGCTCAATATATGGGTGTAGATGCAGAAAGCTTTGAAGATCAAATCATAGTGTGTGAGTGTGCTAGAGTTTCGCTTGGCACGATTAAAGAAGTTATTCGCCTAAATGACTTACACACAGTTGAAGAAATCACACAATACACCAAAGCAGGTGCATTTTGCAAATCCTGTGTTAAACCGGGTGGGCATGAGAAAAAAGATTATTATCTTGTAGATATTTTAGCTGAAACAAGGGCTGAAATGGAAAGAGAAAGACTTAAAATGGCTGCAACACATGATGATATGAGCTTTGATGAGATGACTATGGTAAAGCAACTTAAAGCTGTTGAAAGCGTTTTAGATACTGAAATTAGAGCTATGCTTCACAGCGATGGAGGGGATTTAGAAGTCATTGATATACAAAAGTCAAATGAAGGAAATGTGGATATTTATATACGTTATTTAGGAGCGTGCAACGGCTGTGCAAGCGGAAGTGGCGCAACTTTATATGCTATAGAAAATATCTTACAAGAAGAACTTAGCCCAAATATCCGCGTTATGCCGGTATGA
- the serB gene encoding phosphoserine phosphatase SerB → MLKLCVFDFDSTLMDGETIDELAKAYKVGDQVALITHKAMNGELDFFESLQARVALLKGMPYELVLKTCANLPLIKGSLELISHLKGKNIKIAVFSGGFHEALNEAQKTLKFDIAFANFLHHKNELLSGLVGGEMMFSNSKGLMLQRLKKLLNIKQDEVLCVGDGANDISMFKESGLKIAFCAKEALKAHADICVEKKDLKEIIQYIN, encoded by the coding sequence ATGTTAAAACTTTGCGTCTTTGACTTTGACTCCACTTTAATGGACGGCGAGACTATAGATGAACTTGCAAAGGCTTATAAAGTAGGAGATCAAGTCGCTTTGATCACTCATAAGGCTATGAATGGCGAGCTTGATTTTTTTGAAAGCTTGCAAGCAAGGGTAGCTTTGCTTAAGGGTATGCCTTATGAGCTTGTGCTTAAAACTTGTGCAAATTTACCTTTGATAAAAGGTAGCTTAGAGCTTATCTCTCATCTAAAAGGCAAAAATATCAAAATCGCTGTATTTAGTGGTGGCTTTCACGAGGCTTTAAATGAAGCTCAAAAAACACTCAAATTTGACATAGCCTTTGCAAATTTCTTGCACCATAAAAACGAACTTTTAAGCGGACTTGTGGGCGGAGAGATGATGTTTTCAAACTCAAAGGGACTTATGCTTCAAAGACTTAAAAAGCTTTTAAATATAAAACAAGATGAAGTGCTATGCGTAGGGGACGGGGCAAATGATATTTCTATGTTTAAAGAAAGCGGACTTAAAATCGCTTTTTGTGCCAAAGAAGCCTTAAAAGCTCATGCTGACATTTGTGTTGAAAAAAAAGACTTAAAAGAAATCATTCAATATATAAATTAA
- a CDS encoding NifS family cysteine desulfurase, which translates to MKVYLDNNATTKLDPSAYELMQPFLTEHYGNPNSLHQWGSATHAPLREAMDKLYAGLGARDIDDIIITSCATESINWVLKSIYFDYILGKERDEVIISGVEHPAVSMAAFFLKSLGVKVIDLPVNSEGLCSVDDLKSVISEKTALVNVMWANNETGMIFPIKELAELSHEYGALFHTDATQAVGKIKVDFNAAGVDLASFSAHKFHGPKGVGGLYIKKGIKLSPLLHGGEHMGGRRSGTLNVAGIVAMGEALRIANLMLDYEDSHIKRLRDKLEDAILALPDTSVVGSRTNRVPNTILASIKGVEGEAMLWDLNKNGIAASTGSACASEDLESNPIMEAIGAENDLAHTALRLSLSRFNTEEEIDYASEQIKLATERLRAISSTYAYIPKAYKERN; encoded by the coding sequence ATGAAAGTATATTTAGATAATAACGCAACAACAAAACTTGATCCAAGTGCTTATGAGCTTATGCAGCCGTTTTTAACCGAGCATTATGGCAATCCAAATTCGCTTCATCAATGGGGTTCAGCCACACATGCACCTTTAAGAGAAGCTATGGATAAGCTTTATGCTGGACTTGGTGCAAGGGATATTGATGATATAATCATTACTTCCTGTGCTACTGAGAGCATTAATTGGGTGCTTAAAAGCATTTATTTTGATTATATCTTAGGCAAGGAACGCGATGAAGTTATCATCTCTGGCGTTGAACACCCAGCCGTAAGTATGGCGGCTTTTTTTCTAAAAAGTCTTGGGGTAAAAGTTATTGATCTGCCCGTAAATAGCGAGGGACTTTGTAGCGTAGATGATCTTAAAAGCGTCATCAGTGAAAAAACAGCCCTTGTTAATGTTATGTGGGCAAACAACGAAACAGGCATGATCTTTCCTATCAAAGAGCTTGCCGAGCTAAGTCATGAATATGGGGCTTTATTTCACACTGATGCCACTCAAGCTGTGGGTAAGATCAAAGTTGATTTTAATGCTGCTGGGGTTGATCTAGCAAGCTTTTCAGCACATAAATTTCACGGACCAAAAGGCGTGGGTGGTTTATATATCAAAAAAGGCATTAAGCTCAGCCCGCTTTTACACGGCGGAGAACACATGGGCGGACGCAGAAGTGGCACGCTTAATGTGGCTGGTATAGTGGCTATGGGCGAGGCTTTAAGGATAGCAAATTTAATGCTTGATTATGAGGATTCTCATATCAAACGCTTAAGAGATAAGCTTGAAGATGCTATCTTAGCTCTACCTGATACAAGCGTGGTTGGTAGCAGAACAAATCGCGTGCCAAATACGATTTTAGCAAGCATTAAAGGTGTTGAAGGCGAGGCTATGCTTTGGGATTTAAATAAAAATGGCATTGCAGCAAGCACCGGATCAGCCTGTGCGAGCGAGGACTTAGAAAGTAATCCTATCATGGAAGCAATAGGCGCAGAAAATGATCTAGCCCACACTGCGCTAAGGCTTTCTTTATCAAGGTTTAATACTGAAGAAGAAATTGATTATGCAAGCGAGCAAATTAAGCTTGCAACCGAGCGTTTAAGGGCAATTTCAAGCACTTATGCATATATACCAAAAGCTTACAAAGAAAGGAATTAA
- the rpsU gene encoding 30S ribosomal protein S21 encodes MPGVKVHANESFDEAYRKFKKQVDRNLVVTEVRARRFFEPMTEIRKKQKISARKKMLKRLYMLRRYESKL; translated from the coding sequence ATGCCAGGAGTTAAGGTTCATGCTAATGAAAGCTTTGATGAAGCGTATAGAAAATTTAAAAAACAAGTTGATAGAAATCTTGTCGTAACAGAAGTAAGAGCAAGAAGATTTTTTGAGCCTATGACTGAAATTCGCAAAAAACAAAAAATTTCAGCTCGCAAGAAAATGCTTAAAAGACTTTATATGCTTAGAAGATACGAGTCTAAACTTTAA
- a CDS encoding transaldolase translates to MKNFSLWCDFVEDSFLDTEFVELLQSGKINGATSNPAIFKSAILNHPSYKAKITTLKGKNAKEIYENLAIADIAKAADKLALNFLKKDDGFISLEIDPHLQSNTALSIGEAKRLYSAIGKQNVMMKVPATKQSYEVMSVLMSEGISVNATLIFSLDQAKECFEALNEGLKAFRKKNVALKGQLQSPQAVISVFVSRFDRLLNNKVLDKNQIGILNASLAYTHIKEQNEPNIRTLFASTGVKGDDLDKDYYIKALKFKHSINTAPLDAIKAYKNSPLLECESKSELEKKLYKNISEDKLEKASKNLLDDGLKQFCIAYEEILQAIQS, encoded by the coding sequence ATGAAAAATTTCTCATTATGGTGCGATTTTGTTGAAGATAGCTTTTTAGATACTGAATTTGTAGAGCTTTTACAAAGTGGCAAAATCAACGGAGCGACTTCAAATCCAGCTATTTTTAAAAGCGCTATACTCAATCACCCAAGCTATAAAGCAAAAATCACCACACTCAAAGGCAAAAACGCAAAAGAAATTTATGAAAACCTAGCCATAGCTGACATAGCAAAGGCTGCTGATAAGCTTGCTTTAAACTTTTTAAAAAAAGATGATGGTTTTATCAGCCTTGAGATCGATCCACATTTACAAAGCAATACAGCTTTAAGCATAGGAGAGGCAAAAAGGCTTTACTCAGCCATAGGCAAACAAAATGTCATGATGAAAGTGCCAGCTACTAAGCAAAGTTATGAGGTGATGAGCGTTTTGATGAGCGAGGGTATCAGCGTTAATGCAACTTTGATCTTTTCGCTTGATCAAGCAAAAGAATGCTTTGAAGCTCTTAATGAAGGCTTAAAAGCCTTTCGCAAGAAAAATGTAGCCCTTAAAGGACAGCTTCAAAGCCCACAAGCTGTTATCAGTGTCTTTGTAAGTCGTTTTGATCGGCTTTTAAACAACAAAGTGCTTGATAAAAATCAAATCGGCATACTCAACGCCAGCCTTGCTTACACCCACATAAAAGAGCAAAATGAGCCAAATATACGCACCCTTTTTGCAAGCACAGGCGTAAAAGGCGATGATTTAGACAAGGATTATTATATCAAGGCTTTAAAATTCAAACACAGCATAAACACAGCTCCACTTGATGCAATCAAAGCTTATAAAAACTCGCCTTTGCTTGAGTGTGAAAGCAAGAGTGAGCTTGAAAAAAAATTGTATAAAAATATCTCTGAAGACAAGCTTGAAAAAGCCAGCAAAAACTTACTTGATGATGGCTTAAAACAATTTTGCATAGCTTATGAGGAAATTTTACAAGCTATTCAAAGCTAA
- a CDS encoding O-acetylhomoserine aminocarboxypropyltransferase/cysteine synthase family protein: protein MPNLKHDDYASATLALHAGYEYEGKRTTSVPLYQSSAYSFESLEQAANRFSLKEIGFTYSRMANPTIDVLAKRLAAIEGGAMSAVVASGSAAIFYAVLNLAEYGDNILYADKIYGGTQTLFVHTLKRLGISCKSFDLDDLSTLEGAIDERTKLIFFESLSNPQIAIADTEKITQIAKKHNIISICDNTVGTPFLHKPFEFGVDVSVYSLTKYTNGQGSTLGGAIIERKGLNEVLINNPRYTQFNTPDEAYHGLIYADLNLPLFCSRVLLEWLRNTGASLSPFNAWQLLQGLETLDLRIQKHSQNALKIAQFLEAHPLVEEVNYPALKTSPYHQLLQKYFKNNQASGLLSFEAKSFEAAQRICNELKLFSLVVNIGDSKSLIIHPFSTTHSQLSKEELKAAGITPSTLRLSIGLEDADDLIADLKQAIEKEG, encoded by the coding sequence ATGCCAAATTTAAAACATGATGATTATGCAAGTGCGACTTTAGCTCTACACGCAGGCTATGAATATGAAGGCAAAAGAACCACAAGCGTGCCACTTTATCAAAGCTCAGCTTATAGTTTTGAAAGCCTAGAACAAGCTGCAAATCGCTTTAGCCTTAAAGAGATAGGCTTTACTTACTCAAGAATGGCAAATCCAACCATAGATGTGCTTGCTAAAAGGCTTGCTGCTATTGAGGGTGGAGCTATGAGTGCTGTGGTGGCTAGTGGGAGTGCGGCGATTTTTTATGCAGTGCTCAATCTTGCTGAGTATGGAGATAATATACTGTATGCAGATAAAATTTATGGAGGAACACAGACTTTGTTTGTGCATACACTTAAAAGGCTTGGTATATCGTGTAAAAGTTTTGATCTTGATGATTTAAGCACGCTTGAAGGGGCGATCGATGAAAGAACTAAGCTTATTTTCTTTGAAAGTCTTTCAAATCCTCAAATTGCAATTGCTGATACAGAAAAAATCACACAAATTGCTAAAAAGCATAATATTATCAGTATTTGTGATAACACTGTTGGGACACCTTTTCTTCACAAGCCCTTTGAATTTGGCGTTGATGTGAGTGTGTATAGTCTGACTAAATATACTAATGGGCAAGGAAGCACTTTAGGCGGGGCAATCATTGAAAGAAAGGGCTTAAATGAAGTGCTTATAAATAATCCTCGCTATACTCAGTTTAACACCCCAGATGAAGCCTATCATGGCTTAATTTATGCGGATTTAAATTTACCGCTTTTTTGTTCTCGTGTATTGCTTGAATGGCTTAGAAATACAGGAGCAAGTTTAAGCCCTTTTAATGCTTGGCAGCTTTTACAAGGACTTGAAACCCTTGATCTTCGCATACAAAAACACAGCCAAAATGCCCTTAAAATAGCCCAGTTTTTAGAGGCTCATCCTTTGGTTGAGGAGGTGAATTACCCAGCTTTAAAAACAAGCCCTTATCATCAACTTTTGCAAAAATATTTTAAAAATAATCAAGCAAGTGGGCTTTTAAGCTTTGAAGCAAAGAGTTTTGAGGCAGCTCAAAGAATTTGTAATGAGCTTAAACTTTTTTCTTTGGTTGTAAATATCGGAGATAGCAAGAGTTTGATTATACATCCTTTTTCAACGACACATTCTCAGCTTAGCAAAGAGGAGTTAAAAGCAGCTGGCATTACGCCAAGCACACTTCGTTTAAGCATAGGACTTGAGGACGCAGATGATCTTATCGCTGATTTAAAGCAAGCCATAGAAAAGGAGGGTTAA
- a CDS encoding homoserine O-succinyltransferase, translating into MPLIIPKEIPAFNLLKDFTFIIDETRAITQDIRPLKVLIFNLMPTKIETENQLLSLLGNSPLQVEITLLKTKSYESKNTDKNHLDRFYVSLDEIRGQKFDGAIVTGAPIEHLDFEEVVYWQEFAAVLSYLRTHTTSTLYLCWGAMAALYHFHQIQKISLKKKLFGVFEHEFVSEDLLLSGLDERVKMPHSRHSGINEAQIRANESLKILLEGKQSGISMIRDFKDVFILAHPEYAKFTLDAEYKRDLDKGESIEKPLNYYDENGKVSFCWRSNASVIFHNWLNFVYQVTPYQLSFASV; encoded by the coding sequence ATGCCTTTGATTATCCCTAAAGAAATTCCAGCCTTTAATCTTTTGAAAGATTTTACCTTTATTATCGATGAAACAAGGGCAATCACTCAAGATATACGCCCTTTAAAAGTGCTGATTTTTAACCTTATGCCAACAAAGATAGAAACAGAAAATCAGCTCTTATCCTTGCTTGGAAACTCGCCTTTGCAAGTTGAGATTACCTTGCTAAAGACAAAAAGTTATGAGAGCAAAAATACAGATAAAAACCATCTTGATCGCTTTTATGTGAGCCTTGATGAGATTAGGGGGCAGAAATTTGACGGCGCTATCGTTACAGGAGCGCCCATTGAGCATTTGGATTTTGAAGAGGTAGTGTATTGGCAAGAGTTTGCTGCAGTTTTAAGCTATCTTAGAACACACACCACAAGCACATTATATCTGTGCTGGGGTGCAATGGCAGCTTTATATCATTTTCATCAAATTCAAAAGATTTCTTTGAAAAAGAAGCTTTTTGGTGTGTTTGAGCACGAATTTGTGAGTGAGGACTTGCTTTTAAGTGGGCTTGATGAACGCGTGAAAATGCCTCATTCTAGGCATTCTGGTATCAATGAGGCACAAATTAGGGCAAATGAAAGCTTGAAAATTTTGCTTGAGGGCAAACAAAGTGGCATAAGTATGATAAGGGATTTTAAAGATGTGTTTATACTCGCACACCCAGAGTATGCCAAATTTACACTTGATGCTGAATATAAAAGGGATTTAGACAAAGGCGAGAGTATAGAAAAGCCTTTAAACTACTACGATGAAAATGGCAAAGTAAGCTTTTGTTGGCGATCAAATGCGAGTGTGATTTTTCATAATTGGCTTAATTTTGTCTATCAAGTTACACCTTATCAATTATCTTTTGCCTCGGTTTAA
- the ccoG gene encoding cytochrome c oxidase accessory protein CcoG: MKNFITHYARKRYTSFIIITCIALILPFIRINNNHFFLLSFDHKKLDLFFISFSTQELYLMPFLLICLFLGIFFITTLGGRIWCAWSCPQTIFRVIFRDLIQTKLLKIRTSIANKQKNYEGKILKKILAVLIFYALSLVAVSNFLWYFVPPEDFFAYIQNPGEHLLLMGILFVASFFLTLDVCFLAENFCIYVCPYARIQSVMFDTNTIQVIYDEHRGGKVFDGATKLYKKPPQGECIGCEACVAVCPTHIDIRRGMQLECINCLECADACSKIQDKFKRESLINWTSFEAVEKRQKVRYFRFRTIAYCIVLAVAVIILIFMGSKKEHMLLNINRSSELYHIEQKDGKTEVSNAYVFLFDNTDNKAHEYYFKVEIQGDENALSIVRPSKPFTLKAGAKSKQIVVLKTEKNLSKNKDQDTILPLKITAFALDESEKIKVERESIFVYPKDIQKD; this comes from the coding sequence ATGAAAAATTTCATCACACATTATGCACGCAAACGATATACTAGCTTTATTATCATTACCTGTATCGCGTTGATCTTACCCTTTATCCGTATAAACAACAACCACTTTTTTTTACTCAGCTTTGATCATAAAAAGCTTGATCTTTTTTTCATCTCTTTTAGCACTCAAGAGCTTTATTTAATGCCATTTTTACTCATCTGTTTATTTTTGGGTATCTTTTTCATCACGACTTTAGGAGGGCGAATTTGGTGTGCGTGGTCTTGTCCGCAGACTATATTTCGCGTTATTTTTAGGGATTTAATCCAAACAAAACTTTTAAAAATTCGCACTTCCATAGCCAATAAACAAAAAAATTATGAAGGAAAAATCCTTAAAAAAATACTTGCTGTTTTGATTTTTTACGCTCTTTCTTTAGTGGCTGTGAGTAATTTTTTGTGGTATTTTGTGCCACCTGAGGACTTTTTTGCTTATATTCAAAATCCGGGCGAGCATTTGCTTTTAATGGGAATTTTGTTTGTTGCCTCGTTTTTTCTCACTCTTGATGTATGTTTTTTGGCTGAAAATTTTTGTATTTATGTATGCCCTTATGCAAGAATACAATCTGTTATGTTTGATACTAATACCATTCAAGTTATTTATGATGAACACAGAGGTGGCAAGGTTTTTGATGGAGCGACAAAACTTTATAAAAAACCTCCGCAAGGTGAGTGTATAGGCTGTGAAGCCTGTGTGGCTGTGTGTCCAACGCATATTGATATAAGACGCGGTATGCAGCTTGAATGTATTAACTGCTTAGAATGTGCTGATGCTTGCTCTAAGATACAAGATAAGTTCAAGCGAGAAAGTCTCATCAACTGGACGAGTTTTGAAGCTGTAGAAAAAAGGCAAAAAGTGCGGTATTTTCGCTTTAGGACTATAGCCTATTGCATTGTTTTAGCCGTAGCTGTGATAATTTTGATTTTTATGGGAAGCAAAAAAGAACATATGCTCTTAAATATCAACCGCAGCAGCGAACTTTACCACATAGAACAAAAAGACGGAAAAACTGAAGTAAGCAATGCCTATGTATTTTTGTTTGATAACACTGATAATAAAGCCCATGAGTATTATTTTAAAGTAGAAATTCAAGGAGATGAAAATGCTTTAAGCATAGTGCGTCCAAGTAAGCCTTTTACCCTTAAAGCTGGAGCAAAAAGCAAACAAATCGTTGTTTTAAAAACTGAAAAAAATCTTAGCAAAAACAAAGATCAAGATACGATTTTACCACTTAAAATCACAGCCTTTGCTCTTGATGAAAGCGAAAAGATCAAGGTTGAGAGGGAAAGCATTTTTGTGTATCCAAAAGATATACAAAAAGATTAA
- a CDS encoding flagellar export protein FliJ, whose translation MKSKYSSVLKVKKQGLDKAEQNLSQAKQRQAQNELAFQNASLECANFVLPQNGNTQMLKQSLEMLEIARNVKERAKEKLELSQKEVLHYQTLYKRASLDYEKIKYLQSEEFKAMQKRLKKEEEKFLDEIAISRHFYGAKDE comes from the coding sequence ATGAAAAGCAAATATAGCTCGGTTTTAAAGGTTAAAAAACAAGGGCTTGATAAGGCTGAGCAGAATTTAAGTCAAGCAAAGCAAAGACAAGCGCAAAATGAACTTGCCTTTCAAAATGCAAGCTTAGAATGTGCAAACTTTGTCCTGCCACAAAATGGCAACACACAAATGCTTAAACAAAGTCTTGAAATGCTTGAAATCGCAAGAAATGTTAAAGAAAGAGCCAAAGAAAAACTTGAGCTAAGTCAAAAAGAAGTTTTGCATTATCAAACCCTTTATAAAAGGGCTTCTTTGGATTATGAAAAGATCAAATACTTACAAAGTGAAGAATTCAAAGCTATGCAAAAACGTCTTAAAAAAGAAGAGGAAAAATTCCTCGATGAAATCGCTATAAGCAGACATTTTTATGGAGCAAAAGATGAGTAA
- a CDS encoding MotE family protein: protein MSKKSIFFIVLSCSFIYALTNEEQYLETRRQQLEVQTREFDEAKQALEAYRASFEALQKERFEALAKKEAELNATLAKIEQTKAENEELLRRSEANLKAINSKTSDRVKEIYSQMKDTAIADVLSAMDAEEASKIMLSLDSRKISGVLSKMQAAKASELTLLLKKQGDLNASSE, encoded by the coding sequence ATGAGTAAAAAAAGTATTTTTTTTATAGTTTTAAGTTGTAGTTTTATCTATGCCTTGACAAATGAAGAGCAGTATTTAGAGACAAGAAGACAGCAACTTGAAGTGCAAACTCGTGAATTTGATGAAGCAAAACAGGCTTTAGAAGCTTATAGAGCTTCTTTTGAAGCCTTGCAAAAAGAAAGGTTTGAAGCCTTAGCCAAGAAAGAAGCCGAATTAAACGCAACTTTAGCCAAAATAGAACAAACAAAAGCTGAAAATGAAGAACTTTTAAGAAGAAGTGAAGCTAATTTAAAAGCGATTAATTCAAAAACAAGTGATAGAGTAAAAGAAATTTACTCGCAGATGAAAGATACAGCAATTGCTGATGTGCTTAGTGCTATGGACGCTGAGGAGGCAAGTAAGATCATGCTTTCTTTAGACTCAAGAAAAATTTCAGGCGTGCTTTCAAAAATGCAAGCAGCCAAAGCAAGCGAATTAACCCTGCTTCTTAAAAAACAAGGGGATTTAAACGCAAGTAGTGAATGA
- a CDS encoding chemotaxis protein CheW, translating to MSDKLNQVFQKQQVQISQPYENNKEDEIIQLVGLVVGDEEYAIPILNIQEIIKPIEYTRVPNVPEYVLGVFNMRGNVMPLIDLAQRFNLGVSKMTPQTRYIVLKGEEASSGIGGSAGFVIDRLTEAIKIHRNRIDPPPETLLKEKGMIYGIGKRDDNIFTILKVESLLKREF from the coding sequence ATGAGTGATAAATTAAATCAAGTTTTCCAAAAACAGCAAGTGCAAATTTCTCAGCCCTATGAGAATAACAAAGAAGATGAAATTATACAACTTGTAGGGCTTGTTGTAGGCGATGAGGAGTATGCTATACCTATCCTTAATATCCAAGAGATCATTAAGCCCATAGAATACACCCGTGTGCCTAATGTGCCTGAATATGTTTTAGGCGTATTTAATATGCGGGGCAATGTAATGCCTCTTATTGATCTAGCTCAGCGCTTTAATCTAGGTGTTTCAAAAATGACACCACAAACACGTTATATCGTGCTTAAGGGCGAGGAAGCAAGCAGTGGTATAGGTGGAAGTGCTGGCTTTGTCATTGATAGACTTACAGAGGCTATTAAAATTCATCGCAACCGCATTGATCCGCCACCTGAAACTTTACTAAAAGAAAAGGGTATGATCTATGGTATAGGCAAAAGAGATGATAATATCTTTACTATACTTAAAGTCGAATCTCTACTCAAACGCGAATTTTAA
- a CDS encoding adenylosuccinate synthase, with protein MSKADIVVGIQWGDEGKGKIVDKLCENYDFVCRSAGGHNAGHTIWVNNQRYALHLIPSGILHPQCINIIGNGVVVSPEVLISEMAQFDNLKGRLFISDRAHLNLAHHTLMDIAKEKLKGANAIGTTGKGIGPSYADKISRVGHRVSELLEPQRLCEALFEDFENNKMLFSLLEIQIPQKEQLLADLKRYSEILSPFITDTTRMLWKALDEDKRVLLEGAQGSMLDIDHGTYPFVTSSNTISAGALTGLGLNPKEVGKILGIVKAYATRVGNGAFPSEDKGEDGEKIAQIGKEFGTSTGRKRRCGWFDAVAVRYAARLNGLDSLALMKLDVLDGFEKVKICKAYRYKGEEIDYMPNDLENAEPIYEELEGWDKVFGIKDFDLLPQNAKLYLKRLEELCGVKIGYISTSPERDDTIIL; from the coding sequence ATGAGTAAAGCAGATATTGTTGTAGGCATACAATGGGGCGATGAAGGCAAGGGTAAGATCGTTGATAAGCTTTGTGAAAATTACGACTTTGTGTGTAGAAGTGCTGGCGGACACAACGCTGGACACACAATCTGGGTAAATAACCAACGCTACGCCCTTCATCTCATACCTTCAGGCATTTTACACCCTCAATGTATCAATATCATCGGCAATGGGGTTGTAGTTTCTCCAGAAGTACTCATCAGCGAAATGGCTCAGTTTGACAATCTCAAAGGCAGACTTTTCATCAGCGATAGAGCGCATTTAAATCTAGCTCATCATACTTTAATGGATATAGCCAAAGAAAAGCTTAAAGGTGCAAATGCTATAGGCACTACAGGAAAAGGCATAGGACCAAGCTATGCTGATAAGATTAGTCGTGTAGGACACAGAGTAAGTGAGCTTTTAGAACCGCAAAGGCTTTGCGAAGCTTTGTTTGAAGACTTTGAAAACAACAAAATGCTTTTTTCTTTGCTTGAAATTCAAATCCCACAAAAAGAGCAGCTTTTAGCAGATTTAAAACGCTATAGCGAAATTTTAAGTCCTTTCATCACAGATACAACAAGAATGCTCTGGAAGGCTCTTGATGAAGATAAAAGAGTGCTTTTAGAAGGTGCGCAAGGCTCTATGCTTGATATTGATCATGGAACTTACCCTTTTGTAACAAGCTCAAACACCATTTCAGCAGGCGCTTTAACAGGACTTGGACTTAATCCCAAAGAAGTAGGAAAAATTTTAGGCATAGTTAAAGCTTATGCTACAAGAGTGGGAAATGGAGCTTTTCCAAGCGAGGATAAGGGCGAAGATGGCGAAAAAATAGCTCAGATTGGCAAAGAATTTGGCACAAGCACTGGTAGAAAAAGACGTTGTGGCTGGTTTGATGCTGTGGCTGTGCGTTATGCAGCTCGTTTAAATGGGCTTGATAGCCTTGCTTTGATGAAACTTGATGTGCTTGATGGCTTTGAAAAGGTAAAAATTTGCAAAGCTTATCGTTATAAGGGCGAAGAGATTGATTATATGCCAAATGATTTGGAAAATGCTGAGCCTATTTATGAGGAGCTTGAGGGCTGGGATAAGGTTTTTGGTATCAAAGACTTTGATCTTTTGCCACAAAATGCAAAGCTTTATCTTAAACGTTTAGAAGAACTTTGCGGAGTAAAGATCGGCTATATCTCAACAAGCCCAGAAAGAGATGACACTATAATCTTATGA